A segment of the Butyrivibrio fibrisolvens genome:
GATGATGGAACTAATGTGATAAAGGGCGATGAAGCCAAAGATGAATCAGGCGAGATGGTAACGACTTCTTTTCGTATAACACCCACCAGGATCAAGATGGTAAGGAAGGGAAGTTTTGCATCTGTAATGGTATTTGAAAAAGGCGTTGATCACGTATCAACCTATAACACACCATATGGCGCAATGGATATGAAGGTCAAAACTGATATCCTTGAAGTTACAGAAGAAAAAGATCATCTTTGCGCTCATGTTAAGTACGTGCTTGAAATGGATGGACAGGTGACATCAAATTCAGATATCAAGATCGATATCGAAAGTATATGACATATAAATGAATACGACATATAAAGTGTCTGATATGGGAAGTGTTTGCTATTATCTAATATAGAAAGAATCAGATAATAAGAAGAATCTGGTACAATTTTATATTTAAACAAAAAATAAAATCCGCAGTCACTGCGGATTTTATTATAGTAATCGATATGATACTGATTTATTTAATCTGCTTAGCTCCGGCTTTTTCTTGAGCCTTTTCAAGAGTTCTCTTCCAGAATCCCTTCTTTTCTTCAACCTTCTTAACGCCTTTGTTTCCGTGAAGACCCTTAACAGAAGTTACATAAAGACCGGCTACAGTAGCCTTAACTTCTTTCTTCTCAGGAACAGAATCGAATATTTCAGGCTCGCAGAGAAGAGTCATGATCTGAGATCCAACCTTAACCTTGAGTACAGGAACCTTCTGGTTACGAGCGAGTTTTCCAACAGATTCAAGTGCTGCTGAAGGAAGTCCTGCATCCTTGAGTTTCATCTTTTTCTTACTGATGATGAACATTGATACAGTCTGCTTAGCAGCTTCAAGCTGTGCTTTAGACTCTTCCTGCTGTGCAAGTCTCTTAGATCCAATAATATAGAGAACTGTTCCGGCAATGCCAAGAACAAGAGTAACTATAGCAAGGACTGGATGACGAAATACAAACAAAAATACTACAACTACAAGGACAAGGGCGTCAACAAGAGCAACCTTCCAATTTTCTTTAAGTGCGTTCAAAACTTAACCTCCCAAATAATTAACTAAAAACAGTTGGTGCGTAGTACATATTAACATTTTTAAAAAAAACAGGCAACGCTTCCCTACATATTTAACAAATTTTTTATTGCTATTGTTATTGAGGCTTTAAAGACAGGGTAAGGTATGGTAATATGGTAAAAGTTGACTTGCACAAAAGATTCTGTATTACTGGAAGTTCAAATCTGATTTCGGCTTATGCTGAATATATAATGCCAACAGGCACAAAAGAAGGGATTTTTATTTATGAAAAAGAAACTGACTATTTTATTGGCAACAGTTTTAAGTGGGGCTTTACTTGCAGGATGTAACAAAACAAATAATTCTGCTGAAGGAAACAGCGCAAATACATCAGCATCACTTGCAGATGGTATCAATGCAGAGTCACTTCAGGGAGCTGTTGATGGATCTGCTGAAGCTGCTGAACCTCTTTCAGAGGATGGATACCTGTCCAAATATACAGCAAGTGATTATGTAACACTTGGAGAGTATAAGGGCCTTGAAGTTAAGGTTCCGATCGTTAATGTAACTGATGAAGATGCAGAGGAGACACTCCTTTCAAGCTATGGATCATCTTTTGAAGCTGTAGAGGTTACAGACCGTACAGATGTAAGACTCGGAGATACAGCTAATATCAACTATGTAGGTAAATATGCTGATACACTTGAAGCTTTCGAGGGCGGCACAGATGATTCAGAGGAAGGATATGACCTTGTAATAGGTTCAGGTTCTTTCATTCCTGGATTCGAAGATGGTCTTATCGGAGCAGAAGTTGGAACTACTGTAGATATCAACCTTACATTCCCTGAAGATTATCAGGCACCTGACCTTGCCGGTGTAGATGTAATCTTTTCAGTTACTATCAATAAGATCTCTGCACCTGCTTATACAGACGAAGAGGTTACAGCTCTTGGTATTGAAGGCGTTACTGATAAGGCAGGACTTCTTGAGTATATCAAGGAAGATCTTAAGACTCAGGCAGAAGAGGAAAATAAGGAAACAGCAAGATCATCTGCTCTTGAGATGGCATATGATAATGCAACTTTTACTGAGGAGTTCCCTCAGGTACTTATCGACAGATTTATAGCTGACTATGAAGATACGCTTGAGTATTACATGCAGATGTACAGCTATTACTATGGCGTATCTTATTCATCAGTAGATGATTATATTGCACAGAATTTTGGAATCGCACCTGAAGAAGTTGAATCATACAAGAACGAGCAGGCTATAGAGCAGCTTCAGTATATCTTCCTTGAAAGAGCTATCGCAGAGGCAGAAGGTCTTGAAGTTACTGCTGAAGACGTTGAAGCAGAGCTTCTTGAGATTGCAACTCAGTCAGGATATGCAGACGTAGATTCTTTTGCAGAATTCTATAGCACAACATACGGAAGAGACGTTAGAGAGCTTGCAGCTGAGCAGCTTATATCAGAAAAGGCACAGGATTTCCTTTCAGAGAATGCTACACTTGTAGAAGTTGAAGCTTCTGAACTTGAAGCTGAGGAAGCAGAAGAAGCTGAAACTGAAGAGACAGTAGCAGAATAATTTTGTTTGACTTAGAGATATAATATCGATTATTTAAGATAAGAATCCCATTGCTTATTACGTAAGCAAATGGTTCTAAAAATTATATTTACAATACTCTCCCATAATTCGGGAGGAAAGGAGCAGTATGGATTTAATTGATGTTTTTAAGACAAAAAAGATCGGAGATACGGTAGAAATCGAGGGCTGGGTTCGAAATAACCGTGACCAGAAAGAGTTTGGATTCATAGATTTCTATGATGGTACTTCCGTTAATACACTTCAGGTTGTATATACAAAAGAACTTTCAAATTTCGATGAGATCACAAAGATTCATCCGGGTTCAGCTGTAGAAGTGAAAGGAACATTGGTTGAGTCCAATGGTAAGCAGGAATATGAGCTTAAGCCTGAAAGCATCACGCTTATCGGTGACTGCCCTACAGACTACCCGATTCAGCCTAAGAGACATACAGTTGAGTTCTT
Coding sequences within it:
- a CDS encoding DUF1934 domain-containing protein, with protein sequence MEKKANITVIGIHDRGESSPDTIESKGTCTWDVTDDGTNVIKGDEAKDESGEMVTTSFRITPTRIKMVRKGSFASVMVFEKGVDHVSTYNTPYGAMDMKVKTDILEVTEEKDHLCAHVKYVLEMDGQVTSNSDIKIDIESI
- a CDS encoding FKBP-type peptidyl-prolyl cis-trans isomerase, whose translation is MKKKLTILLATVLSGALLAGCNKTNNSAEGNSANTSASLADGINAESLQGAVDGSAEAAEPLSEDGYLSKYTASDYVTLGEYKGLEVKVPIVNVTDEDAEETLLSSYGSSFEAVEVTDRTDVRLGDTANINYVGKYADTLEAFEGGTDDSEEGYDLVIGSGSFIPGFEDGLIGAEVGTTVDINLTFPEDYQAPDLAGVDVIFSVTINKISAPAYTDEEVTALGIEGVTDKAGLLEYIKEDLKTQAEEENKETARSSALEMAYDNATFTEEFPQVLIDRFIADYEDTLEYYMQMYSYYYGVSYSSVDDYIAQNFGIAPEEVESYKNEQAIEQLQYIFLERAIAEAEGLEVTAEDVEAELLEIATQSGYADVDSFAEFYSTTYGRDVRELAAEQLISEKAQDFLSENATLVEVEASELEAEEAEEAETEETVAE